Proteins encoded together in one Sandaracinaceae bacterium window:
- a CDS encoding sigma 54-interacting transcriptional regulator → MTARFLVVDDDPVYARTLRRTLERGGHDVTTVGTAQEARERFDAASPEVVILDYQLPDANGLELLEELRPKATGAVFLLNTAYPDLSLAVDAIRRGAFDYVAKDLEPAEWTMRIERAVDVAHLRRRVVEAGATSGGDGGMLGESATMRRLRSRLDALAKSDDTTAFIVGETGTGKGVIARLVHAKSGRAYEPFVAVDCTTIPATLVESELFGHEKGAFSGATHSKTGRVEAAGQGTLFLDEIGELELPMQAKLLRLLEEREFTRVGSTKPRKLVARIIAATNRDLSRAVAEGRFRADLRYRLEVFVVEVPPLRERGDDIFLLATHFAQERARTLGRDEPSFDAEVLEAMSRYPFPGNVRELRNMVEQAVLLSPGDTITLEAFPVLTKVAAGWEPPRAVYAGAPPHESAPPGPSLGLGPSSQPPLGQIVGQGAAPSAPPSHAAPYASGDQPARPRTAPQDLESIREAHATQERQRLLDALEATGGNVSAAARQLGLSRYQVLRRLTKYGLR, encoded by the coding sequence ATGACCGCGCGCTTCCTCGTGGTCGACGACGATCCCGTGTACGCGCGCACCCTGCGCCGCACGCTGGAGCGTGGCGGCCACGATGTGACGACGGTGGGCACCGCGCAGGAGGCGAGGGAGCGCTTCGACGCCGCCTCGCCCGAGGTGGTGATCCTCGACTACCAGCTCCCGGACGCCAACGGGCTGGAGCTGCTCGAGGAGCTGCGCCCGAAGGCGACCGGCGCGGTCTTCCTGCTGAACACCGCGTACCCGGACCTGAGCCTCGCGGTGGACGCGATCCGACGCGGGGCCTTCGACTACGTGGCCAAGGACCTCGAGCCGGCCGAGTGGACCATGCGGATCGAGCGCGCGGTGGACGTCGCGCACCTCCGCCGGCGCGTGGTCGAGGCGGGCGCCACGAGCGGCGGCGACGGCGGCATGCTCGGCGAGAGCGCCACGATGCGGCGGCTGCGGAGTCGGCTCGACGCGCTGGCCAAGTCGGACGACACCACCGCCTTCATCGTCGGCGAGACCGGCACGGGCAAGGGCGTGATCGCGCGGCTCGTGCACGCCAAGAGCGGCCGCGCCTACGAGCCGTTCGTCGCGGTGGACTGCACGACCATCCCCGCCACCCTCGTGGAGAGCGAGCTGTTCGGCCACGAGAAGGGCGCGTTCAGCGGCGCCACCCACAGCAAGACGGGCCGGGTCGAGGCCGCCGGCCAGGGGACGCTGTTCCTGGACGAGATCGGCGAGCTGGAGCTGCCGATGCAGGCCAAGCTGCTCCGCCTGCTCGAGGAGCGGGAGTTCACCCGGGTGGGCAGCACCAAGCCGCGGAAGCTCGTCGCGCGCATCATCGCCGCGACCAACCGCGACCTGTCCCGCGCGGTGGCCGAGGGGCGCTTCCGGGCCGACCTGCGCTACCGGCTCGAGGTCTTCGTGGTGGAGGTGCCTCCGCTGCGGGAGCGAGGGGACGACATCTTCCTGCTCGCGACCCACTTCGCGCAGGAGCGGGCGCGCACGCTGGGCCGCGACGAGCCCAGCTTCGACGCCGAGGTCCTCGAGGCGATGTCCCGCTACCCGTTCCCGGGCAACGTGCGGGAGCTCCGCAACATGGTGGAGCAGGCGGTGCTGCTGAGCCCCGGCGACACCATCACCCTCGAGGCCTTCCCCGTCCTGACCAAGGTGGCGGCGGGGTGGGAGCCTCCCCGCGCCGTCTACGCGGGCGCGCCACCGCACGAGAGCGCGCCGCCTGGACCCAGCCTGGGGCTCGGGCCGAGCTCGCAGCCGCCGCTGGGGCAGATCGTCGGGCAGGGCGCGGCCCCGAGCGCGCCGCCGTCCCACGCCGCCCCGTACGCCTCCGGGGATCAGCCGGCGCGCCCGCGCACCGCGCCCCAGGAC
- a CDS encoding 5-formyltetrahydrofolate cyclo-ligase, with translation MEEPDESWIRAQVKAEIRTRRLATRRALPREANEKRSRAICERIMALPEWERAGTVLAFVSMPREVQTRVAVEAAWTAGKQIATTRLSRSDPGALELCEWTRDTPLEESGMMFLQPPRESPLVADDAIDLVLVPALAVDARGHRIGFGKGFYDRLLPRLTNAFRVAVAFDFEQIAEVPNVETDAPVHAIVTDEKVLRVE, from the coding sequence ATGGAGGAGCCCGACGAGAGCTGGATCCGCGCGCAGGTGAAGGCGGAGATCCGTACGCGGCGGCTCGCGACGCGGCGCGCCCTCCCCCGGGAGGCGAACGAGAAGCGCTCACGGGCGATCTGCGAGCGGATCATGGCGTTGCCGGAGTGGGAGCGCGCCGGGACGGTGCTCGCCTTCGTCTCGATGCCCCGCGAGGTCCAGACCCGGGTCGCCGTCGAGGCGGCGTGGACGGCGGGCAAGCAAATCGCGACGACGCGGCTCTCGCGGTCCGACCCGGGCGCGCTCGAGCTGTGCGAATGGACCCGCGACACGCCGCTGGAGGAGAGCGGCATGATGTTCCTGCAGCCGCCGCGGGAGAGCCCGCTCGTCGCCGACGACGCGATCGACCTCGTGCTCGTGCCCGCGCTGGCGGTGGACGCGCGCGGGCACCGCATCGGGTTCGGCAAGGGGTTCTACGATCGCCTGCTGCCGCGGCTGACGAACGCCTTCCGCGTGGCGGTCGCGTTCGACTTCGAGCAGATCGCGGAGGTCCCGAACGTGGAGACCGATGCCCCCGTGCACGCGATCGTGACCGACGAGAAGGTGCTCCGGGTCGAATGA
- a CDS encoding cell division protein ZapA: MPEKRTVTLEIAGAKYRMTSDAEEEHLLALAEMINERIDALGPKAARTATPAQLLAVVALGLADDLRSAELRRREVEQVTRSAVEQAIARIDDRLSTGS; encoded by the coding sequence GTGCCCGAGAAACGTACCGTCACCCTCGAGATCGCCGGCGCGAAGTACCGGATGACCTCCGACGCGGAGGAGGAGCACCTCCTCGCGCTCGCCGAGATGATCAACGAACGCATCGACGCCCTCGGGCCGAAGGCTGCGCGCACGGCCACGCCCGCGCAGCTGCTCGCCGTGGTGGCGCTCGGCCTGGCCGACGATCTGCGGAGCGCGGAGCTGCGACGACGCGAGGTCGAGCAGGTCACGCGCAGCGCCGTCGAGCAGGCGATCGCGCGGATCGACGACCGTTTGAGCACGGGATCCTGA
- a CDS encoding tetratricopeptide repeat protein → MQVACPSCSAEYPVDERRLPASGLKMRCPKCGARFHVHPDGRVDPADSGATSSGARFPKPGASKPGASRPGPAVPKPPSGAFSDLPAPKSAQKPAQRKAPIAPDFGDGLDLPAPKSARKPPAPPGPPKRKPIAPPLGQGDLDLDLPAVSQRGAAKGAPGKPPAPELDLDLPAPKASKPKIAPPVPDLDLDLPAPVSSRGAAAKKPIAPPLGDLDLPAPRSASPGTASPRTASPRTPEKPSAPGGFDDGLDLPAPRRAAKPAEDDFELDLPAPRGQSPAASEPDEEIDLPARRGSDPRTAPTPAAPVPAAEPDIDLPARRAATRRDPLDDLDLPAPKAASGGGAFGDLDLPAPRQSAPRQEPKPALADDSRTPFDDLDLPVARDGGVDLPAAKGFGDVDLPRAKTRSVIEEADEAFGDLDLPMPKSVRPGGQDDGFGDLDLPTPKGSTDLPAAKGGGFGDLDLPTPKGSADLPVAKDDGFGDLDLPTPRSDLPMPKDDGFGDLDLPVPRGASDLPAPAESADLPVARGEADLPAVSGDFDELSLPEPRSLPPGPAPVDDAPGIGMEEGDVRDASGRTGLGGTAFGELDLGEGGDADDMEFADIPQEGGAAGEARDSLPPPRVVAQKKKDVSGPKAPRKNRGVLVAAALLGLLLAVGAGLGFTPYGYFGVYFFDRFMPGAGDPAQVRAAITSAEELAASDRWADVRRSMIALGRARSEAGLNRELLARSLVHHALFQLRFDDASDTGKASQIMARLQERGAMDGPEMALARAANLARTRNPAAGPALAQARAHDAADPYVDLLAGELALGNGDLGAALEAFERAAEHGGGTRALWGIARARLGMGDEAAAAAVDAVLEATPTHGEAMVRQARMRLEAGDAEAAMQLARQVTGHEPVGEERLWSSPGARAEAWTLIGSVQEQRGRLTQALAAYDQALEAHDAHVPALLGAGRVLLHDRPNDALVRFESVLQAEGAADGIVPSGRTAQQEAQLGAARAMLAADRVQEAKATLEGLAGAREDDGEVLLWLGRAEEALDPPNHEAAEQHYRAAIQAAPDGFAPYLALAELFLDTERGSDAGAVLAQASSRVDESADMRLALGRFEIRRNNLAAAIRELNRALQLDADLPPAIFALGVAHRRAGHLERAAETFERLARIDTSHPGLALERGLLFEARGESERAVASYREALEAAPNDMDLLLRLGAAQVAAGQTDEAEDTLERVRQSRPNSAEANHFMGRVQFARGQYTEALGPLRQAVRLDPSRGEFHLYVGWAGLEAGSLGEALTSVEDAIERDPSLGDAYWIRGEVLLRSGRPRDALDDLVRALELKPSRTEIYAAMGQAHNELRNLAEAEAAYQQAVSRVDDNGEWWYRLGRLRMDRGNRGEAKLALARATLLGDATTPLPGWLADAHRLQADAIRLGGNRGERREAVQHYRRYLELAPAGAIDRADVRRTLMDLGEVPPPE, encoded by the coding sequence ATGCAAGTCGCCTGTCCCTCCTGCTCCGCCGAATACCCCGTCGACGAGCGCCGGCTCCCCGCCAGCGGTCTGAAGATGCGGTGCCCGAAGTGCGGCGCGCGCTTTCACGTTCACCCCGACGGCCGCGTCGACCCGGCCGACAGCGGAGCCACGTCCAGCGGGGCCCGCTTCCCGAAGCCAGGCGCGTCGAAGCCGGGCGCCTCGAGACCGGGGCCCGCGGTGCCCAAGCCGCCCAGCGGCGCCTTCTCCGATCTGCCGGCGCCGAAGAGCGCGCAGAAGCCGGCGCAGAGGAAGGCGCCGATCGCGCCCGACTTCGGAGACGGGCTCGACCTGCCCGCGCCGAAGTCCGCGCGGAAGCCGCCTGCGCCGCCTGGCCCTCCCAAGCGGAAGCCCATCGCCCCGCCGCTCGGACAGGGCGACCTGGACCTGGATCTGCCGGCCGTCTCCCAGCGAGGCGCCGCGAAGGGCGCTCCCGGCAAGCCGCCCGCGCCGGAGCTCGACCTCGATCTGCCGGCGCCCAAGGCGTCGAAGCCGAAGATCGCGCCGCCCGTGCCCGATCTGGACCTCGACCTGCCCGCGCCCGTCTCGTCGCGCGGCGCCGCGGCGAAGAAGCCGATCGCGCCTCCCCTCGGGGATCTCGACCTGCCGGCGCCGCGCTCCGCCTCGCCGGGAACAGCCTCGCCTCGAACAGCCTCGCCTCGAACACCCGAGAAGCCCTCTGCGCCCGGCGGGTTCGACGACGGGCTCGATCTCCCCGCGCCGCGTCGCGCCGCCAAGCCGGCCGAGGACGACTTCGAGCTGGATCTGCCCGCGCCGCGGGGGCAGTCGCCTGCCGCGTCCGAGCCGGACGAAGAGATCGACCTGCCGGCGCGCCGAGGCTCCGATCCCCGCACCGCGCCGACCCCGGCCGCCCCCGTCCCCGCGGCCGAGCCCGACATCGATCTGCCGGCGCGTCGCGCCGCGACCCGGCGGGATCCGCTGGACGATCTGGACCTCCCCGCGCCCAAGGCCGCCTCCGGCGGGGGCGCGTTCGGCGACCTCGATCTGCCCGCCCCGCGCCAGTCCGCCCCGCGCCAGGAGCCGAAGCCCGCGCTGGCCGACGACTCGCGCACGCCGTTCGACGATCTGGACCTCCCGGTGGCCCGTGACGGTGGCGTCGATCTGCCCGCCGCCAAGGGCTTCGGCGACGTCGACCTGCCCCGGGCCAAGACCCGCTCGGTGATCGAGGAGGCGGACGAGGCCTTCGGGGATCTCGACCTCCCGATGCCCAAGTCGGTCCGGCCCGGCGGGCAGGACGACGGCTTCGGCGATCTCGACCTGCCGACGCCCAAGGGATCGACGGATCTCCCGGCGGCCAAGGGGGGCGGCTTCGGAGATCTCGACCTGCCCACGCCCAAGGGGAGCGCCGACCTCCCGGTCGCGAAGGACGACGGCTTCGGGGACCTCGACCTCCCCACCCCTCGCTCCGATCTCCCGATGCCGAAGGACGACGGCTTCGGGGATCTCGACCTGCCAGTGCCGCGCGGCGCCTCCGACCTGCCGGCGCCCGCCGAGTCCGCCGACCTCCCCGTCGCCCGGGGCGAGGCCGATCTCCCCGCCGTCAGCGGCGACTTCGACGAGCTCTCCCTCCCCGAGCCCCGCAGCCTCCCGCCGGGCCCCGCGCCGGTCGACGACGCGCCCGGGATCGGGATGGAAGAGGGGGACGTCCGGGACGCCTCGGGGCGCACCGGCTTGGGCGGCACCGCGTTCGGCGAGCTCGACCTCGGTGAAGGCGGCGACGCCGACGACATGGAGTTCGCGGACATCCCGCAAGAGGGCGGGGCCGCGGGGGAGGCCCGGGACTCGCTTCCCCCGCCGCGGGTGGTCGCCCAGAAGAAGAAGGACGTCTCCGGGCCGAAGGCGCCGCGCAAGAACCGGGGCGTGCTCGTGGCGGCTGCCCTCCTCGGCCTGCTCCTCGCGGTCGGCGCCGGCCTGGGCTTCACCCCCTACGGCTACTTCGGCGTCTACTTCTTCGACCGGTTCATGCCCGGCGCGGGCGACCCGGCCCAGGTGCGCGCGGCCATCACGTCCGCGGAGGAGCTCGCCGCGAGCGACCGCTGGGCGGACGTGCGCCGCTCGATGATCGCCCTCGGCCGCGCGCGGAGCGAGGCGGGCCTGAACCGCGAGCTGCTCGCGCGCAGCCTGGTGCATCACGCGCTCTTCCAGCTGCGCTTCGACGACGCCAGCGACACCGGCAAGGCCTCCCAGATCATGGCGCGGCTCCAGGAGCGAGGCGCGATGGACGGGCCCGAGATGGCGCTCGCCCGCGCCGCGAATCTGGCGCGGACGCGAAACCCCGCCGCGGGCCCGGCGCTCGCTCAGGCCCGCGCCCACGACGCCGCGGACCCCTACGTGGACCTGCTCGCGGGCGAGCTCGCGCTCGGCAACGGCGACCTCGGCGCCGCGCTCGAGGCGTTCGAGCGAGCGGCGGAGCACGGCGGCGGCACCCGCGCCCTCTGGGGGATCGCCCGCGCGCGCCTCGGCATGGGCGACGAGGCGGCGGCGGCGGCGGTCGACGCGGTGCTCGAGGCGACGCCGACGCACGGCGAGGCGATGGTCCGTCAGGCGCGCATGCGGCTCGAAGCCGGTGACGCCGAGGCGGCGATGCAGCTCGCGCGACAGGTCACCGGGCACGAGCCGGTGGGCGAGGAGCGCCTCTGGTCGTCTCCGGGCGCGCGCGCCGAGGCGTGGACCCTGATCGGCAGCGTGCAGGAGCAGCGGGGGCGGCTGACCCAGGCGCTCGCCGCCTACGATCAGGCGCTCGAGGCCCATGACGCGCACGTGCCCGCGCTCCTCGGCGCGGGCCGCGTGCTCCTGCACGATCGACCCAACGACGCGCTCGTCCGGTTCGAGTCGGTGCTCCAGGCGGAGGGCGCGGCCGACGGGATCGTCCCGAGCGGTCGCACCGCGCAGCAGGAGGCGCAGCTCGGGGCCGCGCGGGCGATGCTCGCCGCCGACCGCGTGCAGGAGGCCAAGGCGACCCTCGAGGGGCTGGCCGGCGCGCGCGAGGACGACGGTGAGGTGCTCCTCTGGCTCGGCCGCGCCGAGGAGGCGCTCGATCCGCCCAACCACGAGGCGGCAGAGCAGCACTACCGCGCCGCCATCCAGGCCGCGCCCGACGGGTTCGCGCCGTACCTGGCCCTCGCGGAGCTCTTCCTCGACACCGAGCGCGGATCCGACGCGGGCGCGGTGCTCGCGCAGGCCTCCTCGCGCGTCGACGAGTCGGCGGACATGCGGCTCGCCCTCGGACGCTTCGAGATCCGCCGCAACAACCTGGCCGCCGCGATTCGCGAGCTGAACCGCGCGCTCCAGCTCGACGCGGATCTGCCGCCGGCGATCTTCGCGCTCGGCGTGGCCCACCGGCGCGCGGGGCATCTCGAGCGCGCGGCCGAGACCTTCGAGCGGCTCGCCCGGATCGACACCTCGCACCCGGGCCTCGCGCTCGAGCGAGGGCTGCTCTTCGAGGCGCGCGGCGAGTCCGAGCGCGCGGTGGCGTCCTACCGGGAGGCGCTCGAGGCCGCGCCGAACGACATGGATCTGCTGCTCCGGCTGGGCGCGGCGCAGGTGGCGGCGGGTCAGACCGACGAGGCCGAGGACACGCTCGAGCGCGTGCGCCAGTCGCGTCCCAACTCGGCCGAGGCCAATCACTTCATGGGCCGCGTCCAGTTCGCGCGCGGTCAGTACACCGAGGCGCTCGGCCCGCTGCGGCAGGCGGTGCGGCTCGATCCGTCGCGCGGCGAGTTCCACCTCTACGTCGGCTGGGCCGGGCTCGAGGCGGGCTCGCTCGGTGAGGCGCTCACGAGCGTCGAGGACGCGATCGAGCGCGACCCGAGCCTGGGCGACGCCTACTGGATCCGAGGGGAGGTCCTCCTCCGATCCGGGCGCCCGCGCGACGCGCTCGACGACCTGGTGCGCGCGCTCGAGCTCAAGCCGAGCCGCACCGAGATCTACGCCGCGATGGGCCAGGCGCACAACGAGCTGCGCAACCTCGCCGAGGCGGAGGCGGCCTATCAGCAGGCCGTCTCGCGCGTCGACGACAACGGTGAGTGGTGGTACCGGCTCGGGCGCCTCCGCATGGACCGCGGCAACCGCGGCGAGGCGAAGCTCGCGCTCGCCCGCGCCACGCTCCTCGGCGACGCGACGACGCCCCTGCCGGGGTGGCTCGCCGACGCGCACCGTCTCCAGGCGGACGCGATCCGGCTGGGCGGCAACCGCGGCGAGCGGCGCGAGGCCGTGCAGCACTACCGTCGGTACCTCGAGCTGGCCCCGGCCGGCGCGATCGACCGGGCCGACGTCAGGCGCACGCTCATGGATCTCGGCGAGGTCCCGCCCCCCGAGTGA
- a CDS encoding DUF4920 domain-containing protein, with amino-acid sequence MTTRLTILCALLLSIPGCGGGDTAEASSHDEALAAGDESTAHHAHGESESEEEVQNPSEPVETREDGSRLYGSVMSETDVTPLATILSGASEYAGQVVKTEGEITQVCQRMGCWMEIRAEEGSPGIRVPMAGHSFFLPRDLSGSRVTVEGTVVVAELDEETRAHLAEEGGEALDQDVSIEATAVLVYAR; translated from the coding sequence ATGACGACCCGCCTGACGATCCTCTGTGCCCTCCTCCTCTCGATCCCCGGCTGCGGGGGTGGCGACACCGCCGAAGCGAGCTCGCACGACGAAGCGCTCGCCGCGGGGGACGAATCGACCGCCCACCACGCGCACGGCGAGAGCGAGAGTGAAGAAGAGGTCCAGAACCCCTCCGAGCCCGTCGAGACGCGCGAGGACGGCTCGCGCCTCTACGGCAGCGTCATGAGCGAGACCGACGTCACGCCGCTCGCCACCATCCTCTCCGGGGCGAGCGAGTACGCGGGCCAGGTCGTGAAGACCGAAGGCGAGATCACCCAGGTCTGTCAGCGCATGGGCTGCTGGATGGAGATCCGCGCCGAAGAGGGAAGCCCCGGCATCCGCGTGCCCATGGCCGGCCACTCGTTCTTCCTCCCGCGCGATCTCTCGGGGAGCCGGGTCACCGTCGAGGGCACCGTCGTGGTCGCCGAGCTCGACGAGGAGACCCGCGCCCACCTCGCGGAGGAGGGCGGCGAGGCGCTCGACCAGGACGTGAGCATCGAGGCCACGGCCGTCCTCGTCTACGCGCGCTGA